The genome window TTCGCCATATAGTTACAAGCTCCATCTTTCATCGCCTGAACCGCATCATCAATGGTGCCGTACGCCGTCATGATCAATACCGGCAGATTGGGATAGCTCGATTTAATGCTTTTCAATAAACTAAGCCCGGACATACCGCCCATCTGAACATCGCTAACCACTAAATCAACTAATTGATTTTTTAATAGCAATAAAGCCGATTCACCAGATTCAGCTTCAACGCATTGATAACCCGCTAATTTCAACGTATCGATTAAGGCTTCACGTAAGCCTGCATCATCTTCAACCACTAAGATTTTACTTTGACTCATCAGTATGCTCCTGTGATGGTTTAACTTCAGTTGACGGTTTTTCGCTCATAAGCAGCGGCAATTTGATACAAAAATGTGCGCCTTCATGCGCTTTACTCAACAAATAAACATCACCTTGATGTGCTTGTGCAACCGACTTAACAACAGCAAGACCTAAACCTGTGCCTTGTACCCGAGAGGTATAAAATGGTTCAAAAATTTTTGCTGCCAGCTCATTACTGATCCCTGGCCCATTGTCTTTCACACTGACATAGGCGAAGTTATCACGGCAATATGCGGAAATATCGATGACCGCACCTGTCTTTATCACTTGCAAACTGTTGTGAATTAAATTTTGGATTGCTCCAGTGAGCGCATTTTGATTACCCAGCACATGACAATCATCCGGGCACGTTTGAATATTAATTTTTGCATCCGCTTGCGCCGCTAACGCTTCCAAACCATCAGTTGATGACTGGACAATTTCATTCACGGATAGAGGGGAAACCACTTGCTGCTTACCGCTTTTAGCAAATAACAGCATGTCGTTGACTTGCTGCTCTAGATCATGAAGGCGTGACATCAGTTTCTCCTGAAAATTATCACGCTCCTGTGACTGCAACTTTTTACTTTTTAAGTTCGCACCATAAAGCATGGCTGCTGAGAGCGGTGTACGAATTTGATGTGCTAATTTACTCACCATTTGTCCTAACGATGACAAACGTTGTAATTGGCTTAACTTATCTTGCAATAATCGGGTTTCGGTAAGATCTGTGATCATAATAAGCTGCCCTGGCTGATCAACTAATGCGCTGATTTCCAGCTTCACTCTTCGACCATCATTTAGGGAAACTTCGTGCCAGTCATCTGCCCGTGGCTTAAACGAGCGACGGATCACGTCATACCAAGGCTGACCCAAAATCGGTTCATTAAGTAACTGGCTGGCTATTTTATTGATTTTAACAACCACACCATCACCGTCGAGCATTATCATACCCGTTGGCATCACATCGATAAGCTTTTCTAACTGGTTTGATTGCTGACGAAGTAGTGCCAACTCACCCTGATAAGATTCTTGTTCGAGTACCAGACGATTGTCCCGGTATGACTGTTCAATAAACTCAAAAGTTGCCTGGCGAAATAGGTGACTATTTTCGCCTGCTGATTTGGAACTTTCTGTTGATTGATTAGAATAGGCAACAACCATAATGCTTTACTCGATTACTAATAACAATCTAGTTAAAGCAGCTTTTATGCCAATAGTATTTTTATATAAATTACAAAGCGTTAAATGTATAAAGTATGTTGTCAATAAATTGTCTTTATTGACTTTTTATCAAAACTTAACAATTAACTTACGCTATTTTTACCATTCATCAGACGAGGTTAATCCGACTTTTGCATATTATATTTACGCATTTTTTCAACCAGTGTTGTACGGCGCATACCAAGTAATTCAGCTGAACGCGCCACGACCCAGTCATTCTTTTCCAGTGCCTGAGTGATCAAAGACACTTCCAGATCTGCCAGATATTCTTTTAAATTGAGTCCTTGCTCTGGCAATTTATCGACCTGATTTGCCTGCTGCTCTTCACTGTTTTTATCATCTGCGAATGAGTCATCTTCTTCATAGTCATAGTCAAATCCAGCGAACAACTCATTAATAGCTTCCCGCTCTTGCAACTCTTCTGGGTATTCCGGTGTATACTCTTCAACATCAATATGCCGATATTTACGTGGCAATTCGCTAACATTGACCACCTGTTCACCGTACATAATGATCATTCGTTCAATAAGGTTTGATAACTCGCGGACATTCCCAGACCAAGGGTGCTCCTGCAACGAGGCAATTGCCTGCTCGGTAAAACGAACAGAATGTCCCTGATCATGTTCAAAGCGTGAAATCAGCTCCTGTAATAATAACGGAATATCGTCTTTTCGCTCGCGAAGAGCTGGCGTTTCAATCGGAAAGACATTTAACCGATAATATAAATCTTCACGAAAGCCACCCTCTTTGATCATCTCTTCCAAGTTCTGGTGAGTCGCGGCAATCACGCGGACATCAGCCTTAATACTCTTAGCTCCACCAATTCGTTCAAAAGTGCGCTCTTGCAATACTCGTAGTAACTTAACTTGCATTGGCTGCGGCATATCACCGATTTCATCGAGAAATAAAGTCCCGCCTTCTGCTAATTCAAAACGCCCTTTGCGAGTAGAAATAGCACCGGTAAATGCGCCTTTTTCATGGCCAAATAATTCACTTTCCAATAAATCTGGTGGTATTGCGCCACAATTGACTGGTACAAACGGTGCCTTACTGCGGTTTGATAGATTATGAATATTACGAGCGACAACTTCTTTACCCGTACCTGATTCGCCTAGGATTAAGACATTGGCATTCGTTGATGCTACTTGCTCAATTAAAAACCGTACGTGCTGCATCGGTTCACTACTGCCCACTAGTGAACGAAATAATACTTTATTACTGGCATGGCCGCCTTTTTTATGCGGCAACTTATTATGGTATTGATGGCAATGATGCACTATTTCTGTTAATTGCGCGTAGTTGAGCGGCGTCGAGATCTCACCAATCACATTGATATAATCTTCAACAGCATTTTTATCAAATACATCATGTAAAATAAAAGGACAAGCCGGGTTAGCTTTCACTAAACGCACTAAATGTTCGGACAGCTGGCCACAAATAATAACAGTCAGCGTATTGCTGTATTTTTGAAACGTCTCATCAATTTCATCTTCTGCGCAAGTATAAAAATGCTCACCAATAAAAGATAATACCGTTTCCATTTGCTGACGCCTGGCAACGTCATTATCAACTACAAGAATATGTTTTTGGCCATGCATAATTCTTTGATAAACCTATAAGTTCTTCAGATACTATCTTTGATTGTATCTGGGAACAGGAATTTATCAACAAATTTTTGACGCTTACTGTCATATGTTTGACAGTAAAAACCAAACTAACCATTATCATTCACCTAAAAAGTTAAAAACTGCTTATTGATTGAGCCAAATAAGTCAATTAAATAACAATAATTTACATAGTTTAGTATCTTTCTATATACTTGATTTAAATAGATTGGTTTAAAAACAAATTAACTGGAACAGCTTTTGCTTTTCTAATTATCAAACACTAGCCGATGAGAATAGTACTATGGCATCTATGTTCGACAATAAAAGTATCCTTATTACAGGTGGTACTGGTTCATTTGGTAAAAAATATGTCGAAACACTACTAAATACCTGTAGTCCCCGAAAAATCATCATTTATTCTCGAGATGAACTTAAACAGTTTGAAATGCAGCAGGTCTATAACGCACCTTGTATGCGCTATTTTATCGGTGATGTTCGTGATAAAGAGCGCTTAAATAGGGCGATGAGAGGAGTGGACTTTATTATCCATGCTGCCGCCATGAAACAAGTACCAGCGGCAGAATACAATCCCATGGAGTGTGTAAAAACGAATATTAATGGCGCAGAAAATGTCATTGATGCTGCTTTAAATAATAATGTTGAAAAAGTTATCGCTCTTTCTACCGACAAAGCGGCGAACCCGGTAAATTTATATGGAGCAACAAAATTAGCATCAGACAAAATTTTTGTCGCCGCAAATAATATTTCTGGTGGGCATCGTACTAAATTTTCCGTAGTTCGCTATGGAAATGTTGTCGGCTCTAGAGGTTCTGTATTGCCATTCTTTGAGAAGCTAATAACAGAAAACACTGATCATTTACCTATTACGCATCAGGAAATGACTCGATTCTGGATAAGTTTACAACAAGGGGTTGATTTTGTTTTAAAGAACTTCGAACGTATGTTTGGTGGTGAGATTTTTGTCCCTAAAATTCCATCAATCAATATTGTAGATTTGGCAAAAGCCATTGCCCCTAATTTACCACATAAAATTATTGGTATTAGACCCGGTGAAAAATTACATGAAGTAATGTGCCCTGCAGATGATTCGTACCATACATACGAATATGAAGATCATTTTGTTATTGCCCCAACCATTATATTTTCCAGCCGAAGTAATGACTTTACTGTTAATGCAATAAATGAAAAGGGTAAACCCGTTGTTCACGGTTTTGAATACAACTCTAAATCAAATAACCATTACCTCTCTATAGATGAAATTAAAGCATTTAACCAAGAGGCTTGTTTGTAAGCAATGAATAAGGTTATTCCTTATGGTAGACAAAATATTTCGAGTGACGATATTGAAGCTGTCATCGAAGTACTACATTCAGATTATCTCACTCAGGGTCCGCTAGTACCTAAATTCGAACAAAAAGTAGCGCAATATTGCCAGGCTAGTATGGCTGTAGCTGTAAACAGTGCAACATCAGCACTGCATATAGCGTGCTTAGCACTTGGTGTAAAGGCTGAAGATAACGTTTGGACTTCACCAATCTCTTTTGTAGCCTCTGCCAATTGCGCACTGTATTGTGGAGCAAACATAGACTTTGTAGATATCGATGTTAACACGGGTAATATGTCGATAACGGCTCTCGCCAAAAAATTAGCAATTGCGAAGTTAAATAACTGTTTACCGAAAGTGGTGATACCCGTCCATTTAGCTGGACAATCTTGCGATATGCAAGCTATCGCTGAACTCGCTAAACAGTATGATTTTGCCATAATCGAAGATGCATCACATGCTATTGGTGCAAAATATCAAAACCTTCCAGTTGGCAATTGCTTATACAGTGATATTTGCGTCTTTAGCTTTCATCCAGTAAAAATTGTTACCAGCGCAGAAGGAGGTATGGCACTCACTAATCAGCCCAAACTAGCAAAACACTTACGACAATATCGAAGTCATGGCATAGTAACTGAGCCTAGCCTGTTTACCGAGCCAAGTCATGGCCCTTGGTACTATCAACAACAAACGCTTGGCTTTAACTATAGAATGACTGAGTTGCAGGCGGCATTAGGAATTAGTCAATTAAATCGTTTAGATGATTTTGTTGCAAAACGAAATGAATTAGCAAAAACATATGACCAAGCTTTCTCAAAAACAGTTTTAGATAGCTTGTATCAGAATATAGAGACTTACTCTTCATATCATTTATATGTTATACAACTCCCTTATAATTGTGCCAATATACATAAGAAAATTTTTACTTCATTAAGGGAAAAAGGCATATTTTCACAAGTACATTATATCCCTATTCATATGCAACCTTATTATCAACAACTAGGCTTTTCTTTTGGTGATTTCCCAAATGCAGAGCAATATTACCTAAATTCAATTTCAATACCGCTTTACCCTGATTTGACCTCTCAAGAACAGCAATATGTTATCGATACCTTACTAGCCTTACTAGAGAATTAGTATGCAATTAGCCCTAGGAACTGCACAGTTTGGTCTAGATTACGGGATTTCAAATCAACAAGGCAAAGTAGAGCAATCAGCAGTAAAAGCAATTTTAGCGTATGCTCTACAACAAGGTATTCACACGCTAGATACAGCGATAGCTTATGGCAATAGTGAGCATGTACTTGGCAAAAACATTCAACATCCTGAATACTTTAATATAATTAGTAAGTTATCTGTTACTGACCTAACTGATAAAGAACTCACAGACCAAGTCAAGCAGAGCTGTCAGCGACTAAACAGCCCTTCATTATACGGCTTACTCCTACACAATGCAGATGAACTAACAGGCAAAGATGCAAAGCAAAATTACCAAAAACTGTTAAATTTAAAAACATTAGGGTTTTGTCATAAAATTGGAGTTTCAGTCTACAACCCGGAGCAGCTACTGACAATTTTAGAAAATTTCAACGTAGATTTAGTGCAAGTCCCATGTAATATTCTCGATCAACGTTTTCTTGCCACCCCCATTCAACAAAAACTTGAAAAATACAACATTGAAGTACACGCCCGTTCACTTTTTCTACAAGGCTTACTTTTAATGAATAGAGAGTCTTTACCCCTCTATTTCCATCAGTTTCAGTATGAATTAGAACGTTTCTACCTGTATTGTCAGCAACATCAATATAGCCCCATAGAGGCTTGCTTAAGTTTTGCTATGATGCAAAAAGCTATTGATTACTGGGTTGTCGGAATCACTGAGCTTAATCAACTAAAAGAAATAACCAAAACAATTAAAGAGTTAAAAAGCTCCCCTTTAAGCGAAAATAGCAACAAACAACTTGCATCAATTGCCACGAACCAACTAAATTTAATTAACCCTAGCTATTGGTCAACCAGTTAAAATGAGTATCAATATTATTTTACAAGCACGTATGAGCTCGACGCGCTTACCAGGCAAAGTGCTTAAACCAATTTTAGGTGTTCCGATGCTTGCTCACCAGCTTGCACGATTAAAACAACTAAAAACGATTAACGACATTATAGTCGCAACCAGTATAGAACCAGATGATGATGCTATTGAGCAACTTTGTCTTGATTTAAAAATTAACTGTTTTCGGGGAAGCTTAAGTAACGTACTCGAACGTTACTACCAAGCCCATTTGCAATTTCCAAGTGAGCATGTCATTCGAATTACAGGTGATTGCCCTGTTATTGATGTTAACATTATCAACAAAGTCATTAACTTACACATGTCGACTCATGCTGACTATACATCCAATTGCATACCAGCTACGTTACCCGATGGTTTGGATGTTGAAATTTTTACGGCCAAAGCGCTAAAAGTTGCGAGAAATAATGCCATTAGCCCGATAGAATTTGAACATGTGACAACCTATTTTAGAAACCACGCAGAACAATTTAATTACCAAAACTACACTCACCCTACAGATTACTCGCACCTGCGCTGGACAGTTGATGAGCCAGAAGACTTTGAGTTGATTCAACAATTTTTTCAATATTTATCCCCTAAAAAACCTTATTTTGACCTTAATGACATCCTCGCATTACTGACAGAACATCCTGAGCTCAATCAAATAAACAGTAAATTTAAACGCAATGAAGGTTTAAAAAAGTCACAATTAGCCGATAACTTAATATCGAAACAACAGAAGTAAAGCCATGGCAAACAGATATCAAAAATCTATAGACTTACTTAAACAAGCGGAAAAAACAATTCCTCTTGGCTCACAAACCTTTAGTAAAAGTAAATTTTCCTACCCAGAAGGCGCATCCCCACTATTTATCGAGCGAGCTAACGGCTGTCATGCTTGGGACGTTGACGGTAACCTTTATATTGATTTTGTTAGTGGCTTACTCTCCGTTTCTTTAGGTTTTTGCGATCCTGATATTGATGCCGCTGTTATCAAACAAATAAAATCAGGCGTCACTTTTTCGTTACCCCATAAACTAGAAATGGAGCTAGCTGAATTAATTGTAGAACTAGTCCCTTGTGCTGAAATGGTACGTTTTGGCAAAAATGGCAGTGATGCAACATCTGCTGCGATTCGCCTTGCAAGAGCCTATACAGGCCGCGAACATGTCGCTGTTTGTGGTTACCACGGCTGGCAAGATTGGTATATAGGTTCAACCACTAGAGATTTAGGCGTGCCAGAAGCGACCAAAGCACTTACGCATAAATTTGAATTTAATAATATCGCTTCATTAGAAAAGCTATTTTCCAAGCAATCAGAACAACTTGCTGCTGTTATCATGGAGCCGATGAATATCGCCTATCCTGAAGATAATTTTTTAGCAAAGGTCAAAGAGTTGTGCCATCAGCATGGTACTTTACTTATTTTTGATGAAACCATAACAGGCTTTCGTTTTGCTTTAGGTGGTGCACAAGCCCTATTTAATGTGACACCAGACCTTGCAACTTTAGGTAAAGGTATGGCAAACGGCTACCCACTGTCCGTAGTTACTGGCCGCAAAGATATCATGGCTTTTATGGAAGATATTTTTTTCTCAGGTACTTTTGCTGGAGAAACGCTTTCACTTGCTGCAGCTAAAACCACTATAGATAAAATGAGAACAAACAACGTCTTAACACATATCCATCAGTTGGGAGAGTATTTAAAAAGTCAACTTTGTAAACTTATCGATGAACTCAATGCGAATGAATGGCTATCGGTTACTGGTCACCCAGCTTGGTCTTTCTTACATATTACCGATTATGGTAACTACTCTGCGCTACAGTTAAAATCACTATTGTTACAAGAAATGGCTGCACGAGGCATTTTGCTCGGAGGTGGTCATAACCTTAATTTTGCTCATCAGAAAGAAGACATTGATGCGCTACTTAACGCTTATCAAGAAGTACTTTCATTGATTAAAAGCACGGTTAAACATGAAAACTTTGAGCACGTTTTTCATGGTAAGCTACTTGAGCCTGTGTTTAAGGTTAGGTAATAATGAAAATAGCTTTTCGTGTTGATGCATCAAATGTTATAGGTATAGGCCATGTTATGCGTTGCTTAACGTTGGCCAAAGCATTAACAGAACGTGGCGCTGAAATTTGCTTTATCTCTAGAATCCTTACAGGTCATATCTTCGCTGATATAATCGCTGCTGGTTATCAAGTATATCCTTTACCAAAGCCGAGAAAAAAAATAATTAAGTCAGATACATCTACTTGGTTAGGAGAGTCATTCGACACGGAAATAGAACAAATTAGTCCTTACTTTACTACTTCTTCAATAAAAAGTAACAAAGTTGATTTATTGATTGTTGATCACTACGCAATTGATAAGTATTGGCACCAAGCAATGCGGCCTTACTGTCAAAAGCTAATGGTCATTGATGACCTCGCAAACCGTGAATACGATTGTGATATATTGTTAGATCAAACATTAAACCGACAAGCGACTAGTTATAAAAATCTAGTGCCAAATCATTGCCTATTGATGTTAGGGCAAGCGTATATGTTACTTAGAGAAGAGTTTTCTCTGTGGCGAGAGCAAGCTCAAATAAAAAGAAAAAAGGCAAATCTAACAACCTCCAGCATTTTACTTATGCTAGGTGGTAGTGATCCATTAAAAATGGTGACTGAGACATTATCAGCTTTTGGACGATTACAAAAAGAAGGAAAAAATTCCAGCTTAACCATCATATTACCAAGTAATATTCAATTTTCTGATCGTGTTCATGAAAAAATTAAGGGTATAACTAATATCCAATTGATTATTGGATCTGACAACGTTGCTGAACTTATGTATCAAGCAGACATAGCTATTGGTAGTTGTGGTTCAGTTTCTTGGGAGCGTTGTAGTCTTGGTTTACCAACTCTTTCAATAGTCACGGCTGAAAATCAAATAACATTAAACCAAGAATTAAATAAGCAAAATGCTGTTTTAACAACGGGGTTAATTGATGAAATAAATGCTACACGTATTTATCAAAATTTAATGGTACTACTCAATGATAATACTCTGTATCAACAATTAAGTAGAAACGCTTTCACTTGCTGTGATGCTAATGGTTCAAGGCGAGTTACGCCAATACTCATTGGGTTAAATCAAGAACTAACGTTAAGACCTGCAACGGCACTTGATAAAGAACTACTATTCTCTTGGCAACGTCAAGAAAGTATTCGTCAATATTCAAATACCCCAAAGCCACCAAGTTGGCATGAGCATTCCTTATGGTTTGATAAATGTATACTCGATAAAAATAAAGAGCTATTTATATTAACACTAGCCAACCAGCAAGCTGTTGGCATGATACGTTTAGATAAATCTACACCAATTGAGGTAAAGTCAACTAAACCTACTCATACGATTTCAATTATTATCGATCCACAATTCCAAGGAAAAAAACTTGGGCTTTTAGCACTAAAAACGTTAATAAAGCAAAAACCCAATAGCTATTTTTTAGCGCAGGTGCACCCAGAAAATGTGCCATCCAATAAATTATTTTTATTGGCTGGCTTTACAAAAATATCAACAGATATGTACCAACATTCAACGTAAAGTGGATGCTATATTATATATGCTTAAACATTCAGAATTGAGACAAGAACTATCTATGGAAATAGAAATAGATGGCCGAAAAATAGGCCCTAATTATCCACCTTATATCATTGCAGAATTGTCGGCTAATCATAACGGTGATATTAAAAAAGCACTTAAAGCTATCGAAGTTGCAGCTCAAACAGGTGTTGATGCAATAAAAATCCAAAGCTATACAGCAGATACTATGACCATTAAAAGCGATCAGCCCGACTTTCAAATAACTGGTGGCTTATGGGATGGCTATTCTCTATATGACCTATATAAATGGGCGGAGACTCCTTATGAGTGGCATAAAGCAATTTTTGAAAAAGCAAAACAAGTTGGCATAACATTATTTTCGACGCCTTTTGATGAAACTGCTGTTGATTTGCTCGAAGAGTTAAATGCACCAGCATATAAAATAGCCTCTTTTGAAATTACAGATTTACCATTGATTGAAAAAGTAGCCCAAACAGGCAAGCCAATAATTATGTCAACAGGGATGGCAAACATAGAAGAAATTGATGAAGCAATTGCAACTGCAAAAAGCAATGGTTGTCAACAACTTGTCGTTCTTCATTGCATTAGCGGGTATCCAACGCCATATGAACAAGCTAATTTAGCCACAATTCCAGATCTTGCTAAACGCTTTGACATATTGGTTGGACTCTCAGATCATACCGTAGAAACAACAGTATCGGTGACCTCGATTGCTTTAGGCGCGTGTGTAATTGAAAAACATTTTACACTTAATAAAAACGAGCCCAGTCCAGACGTAGAATTCTCTTTAGATCCCATAGAATTTAAACAGCTAGTAAAAGAAACTAAAATTGCTTATGCCGCTATAGGCCATGCAGGCTATGAATGTAAAACTGCGGAGCTTGATAACCGAAAATTTCGTCGTTCCTTGTATTTTGTACAACCTATTAGAAAAGGCGAAACAATTACAAGTAAACATGTTAAACGTATTCGTCCTGGTTTTGGTTTAGCACCTAAACATTTAAAAAGTATTCTAGGTAAAACTGTAAACTGTAATATCTCAGCCGGCACAGCTGTTAATTGGAAGCTAATTAATCATGACATCTAATATCTACTTGATAAACTGTAGCAAAAGACCTTCTTTTGGCTTTGAAGTCACTTTGTATTTCATTAAAATAAACTCCCTAAAACGATAACAAGCTGGCATATATTTAGCTTAAATAATGTGAGGAAGTATGTTATTGACGCGAATTAAACTATGATAAAAATTATCGACAAACAGATCTCAGAGATTTATCTACAAGAGATTACATTAGATGATATTTCTTCAACTTACGTAGATTGGTTGAACGACTCGTCAATAAACCAATTTCTTGAAACTCGATTTCAAAAACAAGATATCACTTCGATAACCCAGTTTGTAACAAACATTATAAATTCAGACAAAGAGTTTTTATTTACCATTAGACTCAAAAAAACAGGCCATCATATCGGTAATATTAAAATAGGCCCTATTTATTTTCACCATGGGATAGGAGATGTAAGCTTATTCATTGGCGATAAAAACTTCTGGGGTTTGGGCTTCGCTAATAAAGCAATTAAGCTCATTAGCCAATACGCTTTTGAACAATTAAAGCTAAGAAAACTTATGGCCTATTCATATAAATCAAATATTGCAAGTATAAAAGCATTTTTGAAAGCTGGCTATCTCCAAGAAGGAGTCAGGAAGCTACATTATATCGATAATAATGGTATCCCAAATGACCTTATAGAATTATGCTACTTTAATTCTCAATATGATAAGAGTTACCTTAATGATTTGTTTATAGAAAAAACTAGTGACAAAGATAATTAGCTAAATTTTCACCTAGCCTGAGGCAGCGATAAAAATGAGCAGTACAGAAAATAAATTAAACAAGCCAGACATTCTAGATTGCACACTTAGAGATGGAAGTTATGAAATTGACTT of Thalassotalea insulae contains these proteins:
- a CDS encoding GNAT family N-acetyltransferase, with amino-acid sequence MIKIIDKQISEIYLQEITLDDISSTYVDWLNDSSINQFLETRFQKQDITSITQFVTNIINSDKEFLFTIRLKKTGHHIGNIKIGPIYFHHGIGDVSLFIGDKNFWGLGFANKAIKLISQYAFEQLKLRKLMAYSYKSNIASIKAFLKAGYLQEGVRKLHYIDNNGIPNDLIELCYFNSQYDKSYLNDLFIEKTSDKDN
- the pseI gene encoding pseudaminic acid synthase, whose product is MEIEIDGRKIGPNYPPYIIAELSANHNGDIKKALKAIEVAAQTGVDAIKIQSYTADTMTIKSDQPDFQITGGLWDGYSLYDLYKWAETPYEWHKAIFEKAKQVGITLFSTPFDETAVDLLEELNAPAYKIASFEITDLPLIEKVAQTGKPIIMSTGMANIEEIDEAIATAKSNGCQQLVVLHCISGYPTPYEQANLATIPDLAKRFDILVGLSDHTVETTVSVTSIALGACVIEKHFTLNKNEPSPDVEFSLDPIEFKQLVKETKIAYAAIGHAGYECKTAELDNRKFRRSLYFVQPIRKGETITSKHVKRIRPGFGLAPKHLKSILGKTVNCNISAGTAVNWKLINHDI